A genomic region of Megalobrama amblycephala isolate DHTTF-2021 linkage group LG6, ASM1881202v1, whole genome shotgun sequence contains the following coding sequences:
- the scrn3 gene encoding secernin-3, which produces MFPTSCDTFVALPPSTEGQQRIIFGKNSDRPCDEVQEVVYFPAKHYEDPEKLECTYIEIEQVDHTYAVVLSRPAWLWGAEMGSNEHQVCVGNEAVWGKESADGEEALLGMDLVRLALERADTAERAVDVITELLEKYGQGGNCMEDECGFTYHNSFLISDRTEAWVLETAGKYWAAERVEAGCRNISNQYSITTKIDKEHPALRTYAQEQHWWDGKAQFSFAEVYSYSSTARIEAAGGRYCEGRKLLQKSEGHITAEKMMDILRDKESGINMEGMFMTTGSMVSVVPKDPNLPGVHFFTATPDPERSVFKPFVFVLDIKQLKHTCSPCFGEEDPVKKKPRFQSKPNRKHPLFLKHEVVAAIIDSTRERGLKIVQNMRELEKKKLEEMEKYLTEGIVDSTLLVHLFTDTAEEEIDIYSKA; this is translated from the exons ATGTTCCCCACCTCCTGCGACACGTTTGTAGCTCTGCCTCCATCTACAGAGGGTCAGCAGAGGATCATCTTCGGGAAGAACTCGGACAGGCCCTGCGATGAGGTTCAGGAGGTCGTCTACTTCCCCGCAAAACACTATGAAGACCCAGAAAAGCTCGAG TGTACATATATAGAAATAGAGCAGGTGGATCACACGTATGCAGTGGTGCTGAGTCGCCCCGCCTGGCTGTGGGGGGCGGAGATGGGGTCGAACGAGCATCAGGTGTGCGTCGGGAATGAGGCGGTCTGGGGGAAGGAGAGTGCGGATGGGGAAGAGGCTCTTCTGGGAATGGATCTCGTCAG GCTGGCTCTAGAGAGGGCCGACACTGCTGAGCGGGCTGTAGACGTGATAACAGAGCTGCTGGAAAAATACGGCCAGGGCGGGAATTGTATGGAGGACGAGTGTGGATTCACATACCATAACAGCTTCCTCATATCAGACCGCACAGAGGCCTGGGTGCTGGAGACTGCTGGGAAATACTGGGCCGCAGAGAGAGTGGAGG CCGGCTGTCGGAACATCTCCAACCAGTACTCCATTACGACTAAGATAGATAAGGAGCACCCGGCGCTGAGGACGTACGCACAGGAGCAGCACTGGTGGGATGGAAAGGCTCAGTTCAGCTTTGCTGAGGTTTACTCCTACTCAAGCACAGCCCGAATCGAGGCCGCAGGAGGACGATACTGTGAGGGACGCAAACTTCTGCAGAAGAGTGAAG GTCACATCACAGCCGAGAAGATGATGGATATTTTGAGGGATAAGGAAAGCGGAATCAACATGGAGGGAATGTTCATGACCACAGGAAGTATGGTGTCAGTCGTCCCTAAAGACCCAAATTTACCTGGTGTCCACTTCTTCACGGCCACTCCAGACCCTGAGCG GTCTGTCTTTAAgccatttgtatttgtattagaCATAAAGCAGCTGAAGCACACATGTTCTCCATGTTTTGGAGAGGAGGATCCCGTGAAGAAGAAACCCCGTTTCCAGAGCAAACCGAACCGCAAACACCCTCTGTTCCTGAAGCACGAGGTGGTCGCTGCCATCATCGACAGCACCAGG gAGAGAGGACTGAAGATTGTACAGAACATGAGAGAACTAGAGAAGAAGAAgttggaagagatggagaaataTCTAACTGAGGGGATTGTGGATTCAACACTGCTGGTTCATCTCTTCACAGACACTGCAGAGGAAGAGATTGATATTTACAGTAAAGCCTGA